From a single Cytophagales bacterium WSM2-2 genomic region:
- the kdsB gene encoding 3-deoxy-manno-octulosonate cytidylyltransferase, giving the protein MKIIGIIPARFASSRFPGKPLVDMMGQTMIQRVYNQVKKSKRLQQVMVATDDQRIFDHVISFGGAACMTAENHPSGTDRCYEAFKSQKEKFDFAINIQGDEPFIDPAQIDLLCSSITSQTELATLIQKIATLEQLHSPGEAKVVINKDHEAIYFSRSPIPFVQKYDSKDWLSKTTFYRHVGLYAYRADVLEKITKLSPSLLEKAESLEQLRWLENGFKIKTVETEMEESICIDTPEDLQKALEILRSVN; this is encoded by the coding sequence ATGAAAATCATCGGAATCATTCCAGCACGTTTCGCATCATCACGTTTCCCAGGCAAGCCTTTAGTTGATATGATGGGACAGACGATGATCCAGCGTGTATACAACCAGGTGAAAAAATCCAAAAGACTTCAGCAAGTAATGGTGGCTACAGATGATCAACGGATTTTTGATCACGTGATTTCATTTGGAGGTGCCGCCTGTATGACAGCCGAGAACCACCCCAGCGGTACCGATCGTTGTTATGAAGCATTCAAAAGCCAAAAAGAAAAATTTGACTTTGCCATCAATATACAAGGCGATGAGCCTTTCATTGATCCAGCACAAATCGATCTGCTTTGCTCTTCCATCACTTCACAAACCGAACTTGCTACATTGATTCAAAAGATCGCGACATTGGAACAACTTCATTCACCCGGTGAAGCCAAGGTGGTGATCAACAAAGATCATGAGGCGATTTACTTTAGCCGCTCACCTATTCCATTTGTTCAAAAATATGATTCAAAGGACTGGTTAAGTAAAACCACTTTTTACAGACATGTGGGCTTATACGCCTATCGTGCTGACGTCTTAGAAAAGATCACGAAGCTCTCCCCTTCCCTTCTCGAAAAAGCGGAATCGCTGGAGCAACTGCGCTGGCTGGAGAATGGTTTCAAAATCAAAACAGTGGAGACTGAAATGGAGGAGAGCATCTGCATCGACACTCCTGAAGATTTGCAAAAGGCATTGGAAATTCTACGGTCTGTCAATTAA